Below is a window of Schistocerca cancellata isolate TAMUIC-IGC-003103 chromosome 4, iqSchCanc2.1, whole genome shotgun sequence DNA.
ACTTCTGTGCCCTATTCGATCGCCGACGATCGTGACAAATGATTCAATAAAACTATAACCTCACAGTATACACGTATTATATACAGCCGTATCTGACGTCTTTCCGTGCTAATGTCATACCTTAGAAGTAATTACAGACGCTGCTTTTGGGCCTTGTATTATAAACAGGGCTTTCGCCATGTTTTGAgataagataattttttttattactatgcgacttaacttctgaggtcatcagtcccctagaacttagaactacttaaacctaactaacctaaagtcatcacacgcatccatgaccgaggcaggattcgaacctgcgaccgtagcggtagcgcggttccagactgtagcgcctagaactgctcggccactccggccggcgaagataaTTTCAAAGGACATTAATGAATGCATTCACTGTCACACAGTTGTGTGAGTACCACGTTTTATGAATAGAACTCTACAGAATGTTCTAGAGGTAACACCAGCAATAGTTTTTTCATATGCTCCTGTATTCTGCCACTATTATCCCTGTAAATTGCTTTTGCCTACTAACTATCTCTATTTCTACTATCGTAAGACTGGCACAATTTTTCTGTCGTTGCTCTCAGTAACTTACGTTTGAAGATAACTGCTAATAAATCAGTGCAAGTGTATGAGTGAACGGTTCACACTGATCGACAAAGGCTGAAATCCTACCTTTCCTTGCTTATATGTGTAAAGTAGAAAATTGTCGTGGTGTTGTTTATTATCAACAATTATTTaactaaaatttccatttcatagtttaCTGTTTAATTTATCattatattttgttaatatttgacatgttctgaaatattttacattcatacatgtgtccagtgcaataaaaataaaatcattttcagTGCGATAGAATCCGCAGCTGCGATGAagtttttgaaagatttcttgatgCCTTCAGTTGCCATTCTCTTCATTTCACGAACGATTATACAATTTCGGCCTGAGGACATTCTCAAGTGTTTTATAGCtgatttttagtagtaaattaAGTCATGTATGTGGTTCCTCCTGTGGTTCCAGGAGCAACGACACATATGACATAATTTATTactaaaaatcatccataaaacaGTTTATAAATGGCCGAAAGCCGAAACTGTACATGAATTAAACAGAATGGGAGCTGAAGCCATCAAGaaatctttcaacaaaataaaatatgcagAACGAATACATGATTGATAAAGGGGATGTGTTATTATCAAGGAAAACACCGAGGGAGAGATGATACTTTTTCAGCAAACTGAGATTAATAAGGTACAAAGTAAaacacattttctctctctctttctccattcagtttttatttaaaattatcaaaTACGTACATTATGAGTGTATTTGTGCTTATGAAAACAGAGCAAATAAATGAAAGCTAAGAAACAGTGGTTTGCTGCAATTGTTATGAAGTTCTAGAGCAACCCAACGGGCTGCAGAATCGTCAACTGGAATGAATCatcagaatttttttattaatatttattcctATCGATAACTGCCAATCTCATTTTCCCAACTGTGTACACTCTGTCAATAAATCCTAAGTACAATGTGGTGTGTGCTTACATGTGCTCAGTACCATATATTATATGCAGAAGATGAGAGACTGCTGGGATTTATTGTTCATTATCAATATGTACACCATAACACCTATCCTTTAAATAAAACACCAAGTACGTTATTGATATGGCAGCAACATACACAAAAACAGTTCCTAGGAAAAAGGAACCAATTACTATGAATGTATGTACATGCGAATACGTTGTACCATCAGTTTCAACAGACGGAGAGGTAATCTTCGAAGGTTTCTGAGTAGTAATCCGGAGAAACTCAACCTCTTCAAATGTAGAACCAGTTGACTTGCATCCTGGTGGTGGCAGGGAACAGTCACTCTTTTGCAAAACATCTGACCCATCGACAGGTTCACTGAACGTCGGTTCCAGTGGGTTTCTTGAGGTGGTTTCATCTGAAGTGGATACATCTCTGAATCATAAGCagataaatatattaatatttgCTATCGGTGTGACAGTGAGTATGCATCTTATTTATAGAATTCAGGGGGATAGGGTTATCATTAAACTTCCACTACTTGGGTCAGGGTGAACAGAAAACCATTTACTGTGTGGTTACCAAacgttataggaatgatgttcagactgtgctctgcagcatttgcgttgttagtagtgttagtgtcacgtCTTGCCGTTTGGCGTCTTTACCGATGCGGCAGTGTAAATTTGAAACACATGCATCAGTGCgcgttacagttgcagacagtcaatatGAGTCTGGACAAGGTGACCAGGGCTTTGCTCGTaaggctgttttatcaaaacaacagtaacagtgctgctgctcttcacaaGTGTCGAAGTATTGAAGCAATACTGAGGGGTCCTCTCTCCGCaccagggttgaagaacatgattaggAAGTTCGAGCTATGTGGCGTTTTCAGAATTGTTCTTGGGAGAGGTCGACGGCCAATTGCGCAACAAACTGTCGAAGAAGTTCCTATTCCCATGACTGAGAATGCAGTGCGCAGTGTGCGATATACAAGTAGTGCACGAGCTGTGTTATGAGAGTTGTACATTATATGTTCCACCGTTCGATAAGTGCTGCgaaaaattgtgaaatggtatctgcagtgtggttccagactgtcgtggatgcagattgtCTTAACATTGAACACCGTTTGCAACCTGAAACGTTTTCAGGGTAAGCAACTGACAAATGTTACCATCTaacgtgaaaattaaaatgtgttgttCTTAATGGCTTATTCGATATTTCTCTTCTCCGTGTACTGacaaatgtttcctcaaagtttcaaTGTCCTACGATCACTTGTTTGTCCCAGGGGGCATCACAAGCAGTGAAAGCTTCGttacaaccaccctgtatatctaactGCTTTCCAGGCattgcagtcactacttagtggaaA
It encodes the following:
- the LOC126185183 gene encoding uncharacterized protein LOC126185183 — encoded protein: MKVFDWFVAFLLVNALQGAVQFPIIDDTAPYFDDFPGGESTDAVPLDVSTSDETTSRNPLEPTFSEPVDGSDVLQKSDCSLPPPGCKSTGSTFEEVEFLRITTQKPSKITSPSVETDGTTYSHVHTFIVIGSFFLGTVFVYVAAISITYLVFYLKDRCYGVHIDNEQ